The genome window GGACGTCCCAGTAGCCCGGCGCGGCGAACAGCGCCTTGAAGTGCTCGCCGAAGTTGTTCAGCTGGTCGCGGTCGCCGTGGCTCCAGCACACCGTCTTCAGGCCGCTGGCCTCCTCGATGCGGCGCGTGATGGACCCGGAGTCCTCGCCCATGACGATCGAGGTGCAGAAGTGGTTGAAGACGACGTAGTCGGCGTCGGCCCCGGCCGACGCCTTGGCCACCGACTCGACGAGGGCGTCGGCCTTCTCGACCGCCCCCAGGACCATGTCCCGCTCCTCGAGCTCCATCACGATCCCGGTGCGGAACACCGTCGCCCCGAAGCTGTCGGACGGCACGCGGACCGGGTACGCGAAGAAGGACCACTTGCGCGGATCGTTGCCGGACCAGGAGTAGAGGCATTCGCGGTCGGAGTAGCGCGCGTAGATCGTCCTGTTCATCTTCAGCTCGGGGTAGCCGAGCAGGACCTCGTAGTCCTGGTCGGCGAAGAAGTTCCGCCAGCCCGCCTCGAGCAGGTTGATCGGTCCCGCCGCGATGGGCACGCGCAGCGCGCTCGTCGAATCGCCGCCCGGCGTCATCTCGACGAAGGTGTCCGGATCCTCCGAGATGATCGTCAGGACGTCCTCCAGGGTCCGCTTCCCGAGCCGCGCGGCCAGCGCCGCGATCAGGCGCTTCATGGCCGGGCCGGGGTCGCCCTCGGCCGCGATCGACAGGCCGGCGGTCTCGGCGGCGGCGCTCGGCGCGCCCTTGGGCAGGAGGTAGAAGGCCAGGCGCAGACCGCCCTTGCTCAGGCCGACGCGCACGTTCGTCGCGCCGACGCCGCACAGGGAGCGGATCGTCCAGCCGTCGGCGGCCGCCGTCAGCCCCAGGAGCTTGGCGACGGCCGTCGTGGACCGTCCGCCCGCCAGAAGGTGCGGGACCTGCGCCGTGAAGGACATCAAGGACCTCCCGTGCGGTGATCCGAGCCCGGCGCGACGAGGACCTCGCGCCGCCAGAACTCCCGCATCCGTTTTCCGACCGCCAGATTGTTGAGCATGTCCCGGCGCGCCGCGCCGTCGACGTCGGCGGCGCGCAGGCGGCGCAGCTGATCCCGCGGCCCGACGCTCCGCCCGGGAAGGCGCTTCAGCCCGCTCACCGGGCCGATCAGGAACGAGCCGTGGAGCCCCGGCCACAGGCGCTCGAGCACGACCGAGGTGCCGACGTACAGGCGCCCGTCGGTGTCGACGACGTGCTGGGGGCTCAGCAGCACGGGCTCGGCGTCGTTGCGGCGGTTGAACACCTCCGCCGGCGGGGACGCCGCGTCGGCCAGGCGGTAGGCGCGCCGCAGCTCCCGCTCGAGGGCCGCCAGCGACGGCTCGTCCCAGAAGACGCCGAGGGCGTAGCTGATCTGGAAGGCGCGCACGCCTTTCCCGAGCAGGAAGGCCACGCTCCGCGACAGCCGGCCGGCGGAGCCGGGGGTCGCGACGACGTTGACGAAGAAGGGCCGGCCGGAGCGGGCCAGCGCCGCGAGGTTGCGCTCGAGGACCGGCCAGAGGCCGCGGCCCGCCCCGCGCTGCGCGGTCTGCACGTCCTCGCCGCCGTCGAAGCTCAGCATCACGCGGGCGCCGAGCCGCCCGAGCTCGCGGACGCGCGCGGCGGTGAGGAGCAGCCCGTTGGTGGTGATCCCCAGGCTCAGGTCCTTGCGCTTCCGGGCGGCGGCCGCGGCCGCGTGCGCCAGGATCTCGCGCACGAGCCCGTACTCGACGAGCGGCTCGCCGCCCATGAGCTGGAGCTCCAGCGGCCCTTCCTCCCGGAGCAGGAGCTCGACGGCCCGGCGCCACGCGCTGCGGCTCATCGCGCCCCCCCCGTGATCCATGTGGCAGTACACGCAGGCCATGGGACAGGCCCGCGTCACGAGCAGGTCCAGGCGCAAGGGCCTCACCGCGCCGGGCATGCCAGGGCCCCCAGGCCGAACCGCCGGGCGTACTCCGCCGGCACGCCCATGCAGCGGGCATCGTACGCGCACTTCCGGCAGCCGGGGCGCTTGGCGCGGCCGACGTCGCCGGTCTCCCCGGAGAAATCCTCCGCGTAGCGCACCCGCTCCCGGGAGAACTCGACGTCGCCCGCGTACGCCGCCGGATCGGCGACGAGGCAGGGCGGCATGGCGGTCTCGCCCGTGAACCGCTGGAGCACGAGGCCCTCCTCGAGGCCGCGCGCCAGCGCCCGGCGCAGATAGGGCGCGGCCTTCTCCAGGTCGACGGCCATCGCCGGCGCGGCGTTCATCCCGGCCCCGTTCAGGAACGAGAAGGCGACCTCGAGGCGGCCCGCCCCCTTCCG of Elusimicrobiota bacterium contains these proteins:
- a CDS encoding radical SAM protein — its product is MPGAVRPLRLDLLVTRACPMACVYCHMDHGGGAMSRSAWRRAVELLLREEGPLELQLMGGEPLVEYGLVREILAHAAAAAARKRKDLSLGITTNGLLLTAARVRELGRLGARVMLSFDGGEDVQTAQRGAGRGLWPVLERNLAALARSGRPFFVNVVATPGSAGRLSRSVAFLLGKGVRAFQISYALGVFWDEPSLAALERELRRAYRLADAASPPAEVFNRRNDAEPVLLSPQHVVDTDGRLYVGTSVVLERLWPGLHGSFLIGPVSGLKRLPGRSVGPRDQLRRLRAADVDGAARRDMLNNLAVGKRMREFWRREVLVAPGSDHRTGGP